The Sandaracinaceae bacterium genome contains a region encoding:
- a CDS encoding type VI secretion system tube protein Hcp, giving the protein MALNAYAALTWNGTALDGDSTMSEIGGVDVSADHIEVYQLNWGTVIGHERQASLSAAHRTAEPLVFEQRLDGTVPQWHQALTENATIAGTFKIFDTNPEDGATRERFNITIEGGRVVSVQGESPDAFDADQSNKPCYVRVKVTYHTITYEDMVLSKVYTDNWSQSR; this is encoded by the coding sequence ATGGCACTCAACGCTTACGCCGCGCTCACCTGGAACGGTACTGCTCTCGACGGCGACTCCACCATGAGCGAAATCGGTGGTGTCGACGTCAGTGCGGATCATATCGAGGTCTACCAGCTCAACTGGGGCACGGTCATCGGTCATGAGCGGCAGGCGTCGCTCAGCGCCGCGCACCGCACCGCGGAGCCCCTCGTCTTCGAGCAGCGCCTCGACGGCACGGTCCCGCAGTGGCACCAGGCGCTGACCGAGAACGCGACCATCGCCGGCACGTTCAAGATCTTCGACACCAACCCCGAGGATGGCGCGACCCGCGAGCGCTTCAACATCACCATCGAGGGTGGCCGCGTGGTCTCGGTCCAGGGTGAGAGCCCCGACGCGTTCGACGCGGACCAGTCCAACAAGCCCTGCTACGTGCGCGTGAAGGTCACGTACCACACGATCACGTACGAGGACATGGTCCTCAGCAAGGTCTACACGGACAACTGGTCGCAGAGCCGCTGA
- the tssE gene encoding type VI secretion system baseplate subunit TssE yields MSSRGLLSRLSTGSRRADVVSSVVDHLRDMLNTRMGESVTVPDYGLVDFSDVCHNMPEAIGAIQQSIRATILKYEPRLKNVSVRFVPSEDPLTVRFEVVARLADARRSVVRLRTALSAGGHMDIE; encoded by the coding sequence ATGTCCAGCCGAGGCCTGCTCTCCCGGCTCTCCACGGGATCTCGCCGCGCCGACGTGGTCTCGTCGGTGGTGGACCATCTGCGGGACATGCTGAATACGCGCATGGGCGAGTCGGTGACCGTGCCCGATTACGGGCTCGTGGACTTCTCCGACGTCTGCCACAACATGCCCGAAGCGATCGGCGCCATCCAGCAGTCGATCCGTGCGACCATCCTCAAGTACGAGCCGCGCCTCAAGAACGTGAGCGTGCGCTTCGTGCCGAGCGAAGACCCCCTGACGGTGCGCTTCGAGGTCGTCGCGCGCCTGGCGGATGCCCGCCGGAGCGTCGTCCGATTGCGAACCGCGCTGTCGGCCGGCGGCCACATGGACATTGAATAG
- the tssF gene encoding type VI secretion system baseplate subunit TssF — MFNKYYQSELSYLRELGREFSEANPSLAGLFAEQGGDPDVDRLLEGFAFLTARIRERMEDAVPEVVDALAEMIVPQYTRTLPACSVVEFTPQQTALRGRHRLSAGTEVGARPVEGTTCLFRTTVDLDLLPLSLSDFAFDHSVEAHPEIRLGFRCAQSAETLLGETKKLRLFLHGPLGLTTTTYLWLLRHLADVQYKGSDGYTHSLGKNAVKPVGVSPEQPMLPWPDLAPDGLRVMQEYFTLTQKLLFIDIEGLDKVPAEHATDQFVLTFRFDRPPKLPERLDKDNFRLHCVPVVNLFDITADPVARDNREHEYLVRASGVNPLHMEVYEVQQVTGLLANRRGRRNYTPFYGFQHVMKKKGEQAFFMTRRARSPIDDGLDTYLTVLTPADVEPDFEEETLSIDITCTNRLLPAELRAGDISVPTPRSPTIARFKNITQVTRPVRPPIGGELHWRLVAHLALNVRTLGNVESLQSLLSLYNFHEDADQQLGRQNRLRVESIRDVEVRAARRLIDRVPVRGQHTTVEVDQAAFASEGDVFAFGSALDWLFASETPLNSFHQLSLRLHPSGTQMDWRPRTGTHPIF; from the coding sequence TTGTTCAACAAGTACTACCAGAGTGAGCTGAGCTATCTCCGCGAGCTCGGCCGGGAATTCTCCGAGGCGAACCCGTCTCTCGCCGGCCTCTTCGCCGAGCAGGGCGGCGACCCCGACGTCGACCGGCTGCTCGAGGGCTTCGCGTTCCTGACCGCGCGCATCCGCGAGCGGATGGAGGACGCGGTCCCCGAGGTCGTCGACGCGCTGGCCGAGATGATCGTGCCGCAGTACACGCGCACGCTCCCGGCCTGCTCGGTGGTGGAGTTCACGCCCCAGCAGACGGCGCTGCGCGGCCGCCACCGCCTCTCGGCGGGGACGGAGGTCGGCGCGCGCCCGGTCGAAGGCACCACCTGCCTCTTCCGCACCACCGTCGACCTCGATCTGCTGCCGCTGAGCCTCAGCGACTTCGCGTTCGATCACTCGGTGGAGGCGCACCCGGAGATCCGGCTCGGCTTCCGCTGCGCGCAGTCGGCCGAGACCCTGCTCGGCGAGACCAAGAAGCTGCGGCTCTTCCTGCATGGCCCGCTCGGGCTCACCACCACGACCTACCTCTGGCTGCTCCGGCACCTCGCCGACGTGCAGTACAAGGGCTCGGACGGCTACACGCACTCGCTCGGCAAGAACGCGGTGAAGCCCGTCGGGGTCTCGCCCGAGCAGCCGATGCTCCCCTGGCCCGACCTCGCGCCGGACGGGCTGCGGGTGATGCAGGAGTACTTCACGCTGACGCAGAAGCTGCTCTTCATCGACATCGAGGGCCTCGACAAGGTCCCGGCGGAGCACGCGACCGATCAGTTCGTGTTGACCTTCCGGTTCGATCGACCGCCCAAGCTGCCCGAGCGGCTCGACAAGGACAACTTCCGCCTGCACTGCGTCCCGGTCGTCAACCTCTTCGACATCACCGCGGACCCGGTCGCCCGCGACAATCGCGAGCACGAGTACCTCGTGCGCGCGAGCGGGGTGAACCCGCTGCACATGGAGGTCTACGAGGTCCAGCAGGTGACGGGGCTGCTCGCGAACCGGCGAGGGAGGCGAAACTACACGCCTTTCTACGGCTTCCAGCACGTGATGAAGAAGAAGGGCGAGCAAGCCTTCTTCATGACGCGGCGGGCGCGCTCGCCGATCGACGACGGGCTCGACACCTACCTCACCGTGCTCACGCCGGCCGACGTGGAGCCGGACTTCGAGGAGGAGACGCTCAGCATCGACATCACCTGCACGAACCGCCTGCTCCCGGCGGAGCTGCGCGCGGGCGACATCTCGGTGCCGACGCCGCGCTCGCCGACCATCGCGCGGTTCAAGAACATCACGCAGGTGACCCGGCCGGTGCGGCCGCCCATCGGCGGCGAGCTGCACTGGCGTCTCGTCGCGCACCTGGCGCTCAACGTGCGCACGCTCGGCAACGTCGAGTCGCTGCAGTCCCTGCTGAGCCTCTACAACTTCCACGAAGACGCCGACCAGCAGCTCGGCCGCCAGAACCGCCTGCGGGTCGAGTCGATCCGCGACGTCGAGGTCCGCGCCGCGCGCCGGCTCATCGATCGCGTGCCCGTCCGCGGGCAGCACACGACGGTCGAGGTCGATCAGGCCGCCTTCGCGTCCGAGGGCGACGTGTTCGCGTTCGGGAGCGCGCTGGACTGGCTCTTCGCGAGCGAGACGCCGCTCAACTCCTTCCATCAGCTCTCGCTGCGCCTGCACCCGTCCGGCACCCAGATGGACTGGCGGCCGCGCACGGGGACGCACCCGATCTTCTGA